A window from Dehalobacter sp. DCA encodes these proteins:
- the prmC gene encoding peptide chain release factor N(5)-glutamine methyltransferase has translation MTDRLDAHRPMELLRQGTQYLGQCGVADARVEADLILAFVLKTTRDKLYAERDRVIASPEKEIYNDFLKRRGQREPLAYLLKTREFMGLDFFVDPSVLIPRPETELLVEKVLKLGKNIGRERENKEVSTKVLDLCTGSGAIAVAVAYYWNQASVVAVDMSSEALTVAKINAAKMNVNIDFRLGDLFAPVQGEKFSLIVSNPPYISEQEILECPPEVRKEPVLALLAGKDGLDFYRRIAMKATEFLSNGGIILVEIGYSQGTQVRELFKAAGYQTELFSDYAGLDRIVLARKE, from the coding sequence ATGACAGACAGACTTGATGCTCATCGGCCAATGGAGCTGCTTCGGCAAGGCACACAGTATTTAGGGCAGTGCGGGGTAGCTGACGCCCGGGTGGAGGCGGATCTTATTCTGGCCTTTGTGCTTAAAACGACGAGAGACAAACTATATGCCGAGCGTGACAGGGTAATCGCTTCCCCGGAAAAAGAGATCTATAATGATTTCCTGAAACGACGTGGTCAGAGGGAACCACTTGCTTATCTGCTTAAGACCCGTGAATTTATGGGTCTTGATTTCTTTGTGGACCCAAGCGTTCTGATCCCGAGGCCAGAAACGGAACTTCTAGTTGAGAAAGTCCTGAAATTGGGCAAGAATATAGGTAGAGAACGAGAAAATAAGGAAGTTTCTACAAAGGTTCTTGATCTTTGCACAGGCAGCGGGGCAATTGCCGTTGCTGTGGCCTATTATTGGAATCAGGCGTCCGTTGTCGCTGTTGATATGTCTTCTGAAGCGTTGACTGTCGCTAAAATCAATGCGGCCAAGATGAATGTGAATATTGACTTTCGTCTGGGAGATCTTTTTGCACCGGTACAGGGAGAAAAATTCAGCCTGATTGTTTCCAATCCTCCGTACATCTCAGAACAGGAAATTCTGGAGTGTCCGCCCGAAGTCAGGAAAGAGCCTGTCTTAGCCCTGCTGGCTGGGAAAGATGGCCTGGATTTTTACCGGAGGATTGCTATGAAAGCAACAGAATTCTTGAGCAATGGGGGAATAATTTTGGTGGAAATCGGGTATTCCCAGGGAACCCAGGTTCGGGAATTATTTAAGGCCGCCGGATATCAAACCGAATTATTTTCTGATTACGCTGGTCTGGATAGAATAGTGCTGGCCCGCAAGGAATAG
- a CDS encoding deoxycytidylate deaminase: MKNQTRPAWDEYFLDLAQLVARRSTCLRRNYGAVIVKDNIIVSTGYNGAARGEPNCIDIGECVRERYNVPKGERYELCMAVHAEQNAIIAGDPVKMQGATIYISGYEFDGEKASGEPCLLCRRMIKNAMIKRVAYLDENGKKKNIRFETSE; this comes from the coding sequence ATGAAAAATCAAACCAGGCCAGCGTGGGACGAATATTTCCTTGATCTTGCCCAGCTGGTGGCCAGGCGGTCGACCTGCTTAAGGCGCAATTATGGCGCAGTGATTGTCAAAGACAATATTATTGTTAGCACAGGTTACAACGGCGCTGCCAGAGGGGAACCCAACTGCATTGACATCGGGGAATGTGTCAGGGAACGGTATAATGTTCCCAAAGGGGAAAGATATGAGTTGTGTATGGCGGTTCACGCTGAACAAAATGCGATTATTGCCGGTGATCCCGTAAAAATGCAGGGAGCCACAATCTACATATCCGGCTATGAATTTGATGGAGAAAAAGCATCGGGGGAACCCTGTCTGCTGTGCCGGAGAATGATTAAAAATGCGATGATCAAACGGGTTGCTTATCTTGATGAAAACGGTAAAAAAAAGAATATTCGCTTCGAAACAAGCGAGTAA
- a CDS encoding manganese efflux pump MntP has product MELIWIIAVSIALGMDAFSFSLALGMIGIDNKIALRLSAVVAVFHVFMPLLGLWIGQKLGLLFGNVAVGIGAVILLWLGSKMILGAIRGSGEKNIPSLKGFGIFVLAGSVSLDALSVGFSLGTFVSMILPATLIMGFTAGIMTGGGILLGRRIGTWAGSKAEAVGGGILFLIGLRMAFGLVF; this is encoded by the coding sequence TTGGAATTAATATGGATCATAGCGGTATCGATAGCACTAGGGATGGATGCCTTTTCCTTCTCGCTTGCTTTAGGAATGATTGGGATCGACAATAAAATAGCGCTGCGGTTGAGTGCTGTCGTGGCAGTATTTCATGTTTTCATGCCGCTTTTGGGTTTGTGGATTGGACAGAAACTTGGATTGCTATTTGGCAATGTTGCAGTTGGGATCGGAGCTGTCATTTTGCTCTGGCTTGGCAGTAAAATGATTCTGGGAGCCATTCGGGGATCGGGAGAAAAAAACATCCCGAGTTTAAAAGGATTCGGAATTTTCGTTTTGGCAGGAAGCGTCAGCCTTGACGCGCTGAGTGTCGGATTTTCTCTGGGTACGTTTGTCAGTATGATCCTGCCGGCAACCCTGATCATGGGTTTTACCGCAGGCATCATGACAGGAGGAGGCATTCTTCTTGGTCGAAGAATCGGCACCTGGGCCGGCAGCAAAGCGGAAGCCGTCGGTGGCGGCATCTTGTTTCTGATTGGCCTGAGAATGGCCTTCGGTCTTGTTTTCTAA
- a CDS encoding L-threonylcarbamoyladenylate synthase, producing the protein METKRIRLRSDSIIQDKELQEAAALLRQGEVVAFPTETVYGLGANALDSEACAKIYAVKGRPSDNPLIVHVAALDEAQQLVRVWPPQAEVCARNFWPGPLTLVLPKGAHIPEIVSGGLDTVAVRMPSHPVALALIEAAGCPLAAPSANISGKPSPTNAEHVWRDLKGKIPLLIDAGSCTVGLESTVLDLTGELPTILRPGGITLEQLRAVLGKVELDRSADHGQPTVEPRSPGMKYRHYAPEGEIILFSGSTSEKAEKMTKYLRNKNNAARTAVLCLDETVARLTGDTTGKADMIFALGSRNNLDSAASRLFEGLRLCDEQNIDTILAEEIAEEGIGLAFMNRLKKAAGKKNFGPGSRYPNLTETKEENTWN; encoded by the coding sequence ATGGAGACAAAAAGAATTCGGCTGAGGTCGGACAGCATCATACAGGATAAAGAATTGCAGGAAGCAGCAGCTTTGCTCCGACAGGGTGAAGTCGTGGCATTTCCTACCGAGACCGTTTATGGGCTTGGCGCCAATGCGCTGGACAGCGAAGCCTGTGCCAAAATATATGCGGTAAAAGGACGACCTTCGGATAATCCGCTGATTGTTCATGTTGCTGCCTTGGACGAAGCACAGCAGCTTGTCCGTGTTTGGCCGCCGCAGGCTGAAGTCTGCGCGCGGAATTTCTGGCCAGGACCTTTAACGCTGGTACTGCCCAAGGGAGCGCATATTCCGGAAATCGTCAGCGGAGGACTGGACACGGTGGCGGTCAGAATGCCGAGTCACCCTGTTGCCCTGGCCCTGATTGAAGCAGCGGGTTGTCCGTTGGCCGCGCCGAGTGCGAATATATCGGGAAAGCCCAGTCCGACCAATGCGGAGCATGTTTGGCGGGATTTGAAAGGGAAGATTCCGTTGCTGATTGATGCCGGATCTTGTACAGTGGGTCTTGAATCGACTGTGCTCGATTTGACCGGGGAACTACCAACAATTTTGCGCCCGGGAGGAATTACGCTTGAACAGCTTCGGGCAGTGCTGGGGAAGGTCGAACTGGACCGCAGTGCTGATCACGGACAGCCGACCGTAGAGCCCAGGTCGCCTGGTATGAAATATAGACATTACGCACCGGAAGGTGAAATCATTTTATTCAGTGGTAGTACCTCTGAAAAAGCTGAAAAGATGACAAAATATCTGAGGAACAAAAACAACGCGGCAAGGACTGCAGTACTGTGTTTGGACGAAACGGTCGCCAGACTGACCGGAGATACGACCGGCAAGGCCGATATGATATTTGCACTTGGTTCCAGGAATAATCTTGATTCAGCTGCCAGCCGTCTGTTTGAAGGACTGAGACTGTGTGACGAGCAAAACATCGACACCATTCTGGCGGAGGAGATTGCAGAAGAAGGAATAGGGCTTGCTTTTATGAACCGTTTGAAGAAAGCAGCTGGCAAAAAAAATTTTGGTCCAGGGAGCAGGTATCCCAATCTGACCGAAACTAAGGAGGAAAACACTTGGAATTAA
- the glyA gene encoding serine hydroxymethyltransferase yields the protein MDYIRKYLASQDPDAAKAIELEENRQENKIELIASENFVSRAVMAAQGSVLTNKYAEGYPGKRYYGGCEYVDIVENLARERVKKLFNAEHANVQPHSGAQANTAVYFAMLNPGDTVLGMNLSHGGHLTHGSQVNISGKYFNFIEYGVDKETERIDYDNLHKLALAHKPKMIVGGASAYPRQIDFKRIREIADEVGAYVMIDMAHIAGLVAVGLHPSPIPYAHFVTSTTHKTLRGPRGGLILCKEEFGPKINKAIFPGIQGGPLMHVIAAKAVAFGEALQPGFVEYQQQILQNAQALAKGFLARGFRLVSGGTDNHLLLLDVRRKGLTGKEAETRLDSVGITVNKNTIPFDPQGANVTSGIRIGSPAVTTRGLKEAEMDLITEAIDLTLTAGSDASRIARAEAIVKDICGRFPLYK from the coding sequence ATGGATTACATTCGGAAATATTTAGCGTCCCAGGACCCTGATGCAGCAAAAGCCATAGAGCTGGAAGAAAACAGACAGGAAAATAAAATTGAACTCATTGCTTCGGAAAACTTTGTCAGCAGGGCAGTTATGGCTGCTCAGGGTTCGGTCCTGACAAACAAATACGCTGAAGGATATCCGGGAAAACGTTATTACGGCGGATGCGAGTATGTTGATATTGTTGAAAATCTGGCCAGGGAAAGGGTCAAGAAACTGTTTAATGCGGAACACGCTAATGTTCAGCCCCATTCAGGAGCACAGGCCAATACAGCAGTTTATTTTGCCATGCTGAATCCTGGGGACACGGTTCTGGGCATGAACTTGTCGCATGGAGGGCATCTTACGCACGGGAGTCAGGTCAACATCTCGGGAAAGTATTTCAATTTTATTGAATATGGCGTTGATAAGGAAACAGAACGGATCGATTACGACAATCTGCATAAACTGGCGCTTGCCCATAAACCAAAGATGATTGTCGGCGGAGCGAGTGCTTACCCTCGCCAGATCGATTTTAAACGGATCAGAGAAATCGCCGATGAAGTTGGTGCTTACGTGATGATTGATATGGCGCATATTGCAGGTCTGGTAGCAGTCGGTCTTCATCCGAGCCCCATTCCCTATGCGCATTTTGTAACCAGCACAACCCATAAGACCTTAAGGGGGCCAAGAGGCGGGCTTATTCTCTGCAAAGAGGAATTCGGGCCAAAGATCAATAAAGCGATATTCCCCGGAATTCAGGGCGGCCCGCTGATGCATGTGATCGCAGCCAAGGCCGTTGCTTTCGGTGAAGCTCTTCAGCCAGGATTTGTTGAATACCAGCAGCAGATTTTGCAAAATGCCCAGGCATTAGCCAAAGGATTTCTGGCAAGAGGATTCCGTTTGGTTTCAGGCGGTACGGACAACCATTTGCTGCTGCTAGATGTCAGACGCAAGGGGCTGACAGGCAAAGAAGCTGAAACACGGCTGGACAGTGTCGGCATTACCGTGAATAAAAATACGATCCCGTTTGATCCTCAGGGGGCCAATGTAACGAGCGGTATACGGATCGGTTCGCCTGCGGTCACGACCAGAGGGTTGAAGGAAGCCGAGATGGATCTGATCACTGAGGCGATTGACCTGACGCTGACTGCCGGCAGTGATGCTTCAAGAATTGCCCGGGCCGAAGCGATTGTCAAAGATATTTGCGGAAGATTTCCTTTGTATAAGTAA
- a CDS encoding low molecular weight protein arginine phosphatase → MISMKILFVCTGNTCRSPMAEGLARLYFPEGYELFSAGIQALDGDPVSPYAGEILQEKGIDARRYRAVRLQKDTLATADLILTMTKAQKKVLFGIYPEYQDKIMQLGEWAGLDKEISDPWLGSLETYRFCAEEIEEMIKAGVRRYRGNS, encoded by the coding sequence ATGATATCTATGAAAATCTTGTTTGTTTGTACAGGAAATACATGCCGCAGTCCGATGGCAGAAGGTCTTGCCCGCTTATATTTTCCGGAAGGGTATGAGCTTTTTTCGGCCGGTATTCAGGCTTTGGATGGCGATCCCGTCAGTCCGTATGCAGGGGAAATTCTTCAGGAAAAGGGAATTGATGCCCGGCGGTATCGGGCGGTCAGGCTGCAAAAAGATACGCTCGCTACTGCTGATCTGATCCTGACAATGACCAAAGCTCAGAAAAAAGTATTGTTCGGTATTTATCCGGAATATCAGGATAAAATCATGCAACTCGGAGAATGGGCTGGTTTGGATAAAGAAATTTCCGACCCATGGCTGGGATCTCTGGAAACATACAGGTTCTGTGCGGAAGAAATTGAAGAAATGATCAAAGCCGGAGTACGGCGGTATCGAGGGAATAGTTAG
- the rpiB gene encoding ribose 5-phosphate isomerase B — protein sequence MKIALGADHAGYQLKECIKEFLAEKGHEILDCGTDSDISVDYPEYGFNVGKAVIENKADSGIVVCGTGIGISIAANKVKGIRAALCTDSYMAKMARQHNNANILALGARVIGQGVALDIVETFLTTSFSGWKHARRVDMISDFEQRS from the coding sequence ATGAAAATTGCATTGGGTGCAGATCATGCAGGATATCAGCTTAAGGAGTGCATCAAAGAATTTCTTGCGGAAAAAGGCCACGAGATTCTAGATTGCGGTACAGACAGCGACATTTCCGTTGATTATCCGGAGTATGGCTTCAATGTCGGGAAAGCAGTGATCGAAAATAAAGCGGATTCTGGAATCGTGGTCTGCGGCACCGGAATAGGGATTTCCATCGCAGCCAATAAAGTCAAGGGAATCCGGGCTGCCCTTTGTACCGACAGTTATATGGCCAAGATGGCGAGGCAGCATAATAACGCCAATATCTTAGCACTCGGAGCAAGAGTAATTGGTCAGGGCGTTGCGCTGGATATTGTCGAGACTTTTTTGACGACATCCTTCAGCGGGTGGAAACATGCCAGAAGAGTAGATATGATCAGCGATTTTGAACAGCGATCTTAA
- a CDS encoding TIGR01440 family protein codes for MTDKKEMLRQIKDEWEHILQAFEDTAGLTPGQLLVVGCSTSEIIGEKIGKAGSKEVADILFEPLRRWADKLGIFLAIQCCEHLNRVLIVERKAADRLNFEPVVVIPSLSAGGAMSLTAWGNFSDPVAVEQVRADAGIDIGDTLIGMHLRPVAVPLRIDVRNLGAAHLNLAKTRPKYVGGPRASYPCD; via the coding sequence ATGACAGATAAGAAGGAAATGCTTCGGCAAATCAAAGATGAGTGGGAGCATATTCTTCAGGCATTCGAGGATACAGCTGGACTAACGCCTGGGCAGCTGCTGGTTGTCGGCTGCAGCACGAGTGAGATTATCGGGGAGAAGATTGGCAAAGCCGGTAGCAAAGAAGTGGCTGATATTCTGTTCGAACCACTTCGGAGATGGGCGGACAAGCTTGGGATTTTTCTGGCGATTCAATGCTGTGAGCATTTAAACCGGGTGCTTATCGTGGAAAGAAAGGCGGCGGACAGGCTGAATTTTGAACCCGTCGTGGTGATACCGTCGCTTTCAGCAGGCGGGGCAATGTCCCTGACTGCCTGGGGGAATTTTTCCGATCCCGTTGCTGTTGAACAGGTTAGGGCTGATGCCGGGATCGATATCGGAGACACGTTGATTGGTATGCATCTTCGTCCGGTCGCCGTTCCGCTAAGGATTGATGTCCGAAACCTCGGTGCGGCTCATCTTAACCTTGCCAAAACGCGGCCGAAATATGTCGGCGGCCCGAGAGCTTCTTATCCCTGCGACTGA